The following are from one region of the Populus trichocarpa isolate Nisqually-1 chromosome 8, P.trichocarpa_v4.1, whole genome shotgun sequence genome:
- the LOC7490885 gene encoding exocyst complex component EXO70A1 yields the protein MVVAVSGMDSLGERAAKMKEALQKSQTITDSVVSILGSFDSRLSVLETAMRPTQIRTHAIRKAHENIDKTLKAAEVILTQFDASRQAEAKILKGPHEDLESYLEAIDQLRSNIHFFSGNKGFKSSDAVLNNANSLLAKAISKLEDEFKQLLASYSKPVEPDRLFECLPESLRPSSESPGNLSSGRNHHHEHQNGASETGGFKHLTLIPPRILPLLHDLAQQMVQAGNQQQLLRIYRDTRSSVMDESLRKLGVEKLSKEDVQKMQWEVLEAKIGNWIHFMRIAVKVLFVGERRVCDQIFEGFDTLLDQCFAECTASSVSMLLSFGDAIARSKRSPEKLFVLLDMYEIMRELHSEIEAVFGGKACNEIRESTFGLTKRLAQTAQETFGDFEEAVEKDATKTAVLDGTVHPLTSYVINYVKFLFDYQSTLKQLFQEFESSGETSSQLATITMRIMQALQTNLDGKSKQYRDPALTHLFLMNNIHYMVRSVRRSEAKDLLGDDWVQRHRRVVQQHANQYKRNAWSKILQCLSTQGLTSSSVGGGSAVSGEGGSGSGASRGLIKDRFKTFNIQFEELHQKQSQWTVPDTELRESLRLAVAEVLLPAYRSFIKRFGPLVESGKNPQKFIRYTAEDLERMLGEFFEGKTLNEPRR from the exons atggtTGTGGCAGTGTCAGGCATGGATTCACTTGGTGAAAGAGCAGCAAAGATGAAAGAAGCACTTCAGAAAAGCCAAACTATTACTGATAGTGTTGTTTCAATTCTGGGATCTTTTGATAGTCGTCTTTCAGTTCTCGAGACTGCTATGCGTCCAACTCAG ATTAGAACACATGCGATCAGGAAAGCTCATGAGAATATTGACAAGACATTAAAGGCTGCAGAGGTTATATTGACACAGTTTGATGCTTCTCGGCAG GCAGAGGCTAAAATACTTAAGGGACCACATGAGGACCTAGAGAGTTACCTAGAAGCAATTGATCAGTTAAGAAGCAACATTCATTTCTTTAGTGGCAACAAAGGCTTCAAGAGTAGTGATGCAGTTCTCAATAATGCAAATAGCTTACTTGCTAAGGCTATTTCAAAGTTAGAGGACGAGTTTAAGCAGTTGTTGGCATCGTACAG CAAGCCCGTGGAACCTGATCGTCTCTTTGAGTGCCTCCCTGAATCATTGCGACCATCCTCAGAATCACCTGGAAACCTTTCTAGTGGCAGGAATCATCATCATGAGCACCAAAATGGTGCTTCGGAAACTGGTGGCTTCAAACATCTTACTCTCATACCTCCAAGGATTTTACCTTTGTTGCATGATTTAGCCCAACAAATGGTTCAAGCTGGGAACCAACAACAATTACTTAGAATTTACAG gGATACCCGATCTTCAGTCATGGATGAAAGCCTTCGCAAGTTGGGCGTTGAAAAGCTGAGCAAAGAGGATGTTCAAAAGATGCAATGGGAGGTCTTGGAGGCCAAGATTGGGAATTGGATTCATTTCATGCGCATTGCT GTCAAGGTCCTGTTTGTTGGAGAAAGAAGAGTCTGCGATCAAATATTTGAAGGGTTTGATACTCTCCTTGATCAATGTTTTGCTGAATGTACTGCTAGTAGTGTCTCCATGCTTCTTAGTTTCGGGGATGCAATTGCCAGAAGCAAAAGGTCACCTGAGAAGTTATTTGTACTTCTGGACATGTATGAGATAATGCGAGAACTACATTCAGAG ATTGAGGCAGTTTTTGGTGGTAAAGCTTGCAATGAAATCAGGGAATCCACATTTGGTTTGACAAAAAGGCTTGCCCAGACAGCTCAAGAAACCTTTGGTGATTTTGAAGAAGCAGTTGAAAAAGATGCCACAAAAACTGCTGTTCTGGATGGGACTGTTCATCCATTGACAAGTTATGTGATTAACTACGTGAAATTTCTCTTTGA CTATCAATCAACCTTGAAGCAACTCTTCCAAGAATTTGAAAGCAGTGGCGAAACAAGTTCACAGTTAGCAACTATAACAATGCGGATAATGCAGGCTCTTCAAACCAATCTGGATGGGAAATCTAAGCAGTACAGAGATCCAGCTCTGACTCACTTATTTCTCATGAACAATATTCACTACATGGTCAGATCTGTGCGCAG atcAGAAGCCAAGGACTTATTAGGGGATGATTGGGTTCAAAGGCATAGAAGGGTTGTGCAGCAGCATGCAAATCAATACAAAAGGAATGCTTGGTCAAAG ATACTTCAATGTCTCTCCACGCAAGGCCTAACCTCCTCATCTGTGGGAGGAGGTTCTGCTGTATCTGGTGAGGGAGGAAGTGGCAGTGGAGCCTCAAGAGGGTTGATCAAAGACAG ATTCAAGACTTTCAATATCCAATTTGAGGAGCTTCACCAAAAACAATCTCAGTGGACTGTTCCTGACACTGAGTTGCGAGAGTCACTAAGACTTGCTGTCGCTGAAGTCTTGTTGCCTGCCTACAGATCCTTTATAAAACGCTTTGG GCCTCTGGTTGAGAGTGGGAAGAATCCTCAGAAGTTCATTAGGTACACAGCTGAGGATCTGGAAAGAATGCTGGGGGAATTTTTTGAGGGGAAGACCTTGAATGAACCCAGGCGGTAA
- the LOC7490886 gene encoding nudix hydrolase 26, chloroplastic, giving the protein MAICRSVFLHSPLLHHPPQPQVLSKPTFFSPNYPPKFSKFTKLPLLHQNPKPHNTTISSLGCTSSASSSMESPPEGYRKNVGICLISPSKKIFAASRLDMPNAWQMPQGGIDENEDPKVAVIRELKEETGVSSAEVLAEAPSWLAYDFPPEVREKLKHQWGSDWKGQAQKWFLLKFTGNEEEINLLGDGSEKPEFGKWSWMSPEQIIDLAVDFKKPVYEEVLAVFAPYFQ; this is encoded by the exons ATGGCCATTTGCCGTTCTGTTTTCTTACATTCCCCCCTTCTTCATCATCCTCCTCAGCCTCAGGTTCTGTCTAAACCCACTTTTTTCTCCCCAAACTACCCTCCTAAGTTCTCTAAATTCACCAAGTTGCCACTCCTCCATCAAAACCCGAAACCTCACAACACAACAATATCGAGTCTCGGCTGTACATCATCAGCATCATCATCAATGGAATCACCTCCTGAAGGTTACCGAAAAAATGTTGGCATTTGCCTTATCAGCCCATCAAAGAAG ATTTTTGCTGCTTCAAGGTTGGATATGCCCAATGCTTGGCAAATGCCACAG GGTGGCATTGATGAGAATGAAGACCCGAAAGTTGCGGTTATCAGGGAACTAAAAGAAGAGACAGGGGTTAGCTCAGCAGAAGTTCTTGCCGAG GCGCCTTCTTGGTTGGCATATGACTTCCCACCAGAAGTCAGGGAAAAACTTAAACATCAATGGGGATCTGACTGGAAAGGTCAAGCACAGAAGTG GTTTCTCCTTAAATTCACAGGGAATGAGGAAGAGATCAATCTACTGGGTGATGGCTCAGAAAAACCTGAGTTTGGCAAGTGGTCATGGATGTCTCCAGAACAAATAATTGACCTT GCTGTGGATTTCAAGAAACCTGTATACGAGGAAGTTTTGGCAGTTTTTGCTCcctattttcaataa
- the LOC7486894 gene encoding probable galacturonosyltransferase-like 4 gives MASCAPSLLLGLLSFLIVANIASSSSSSGGIRLSIIRKPFAAVPVFREAPAFRNGDSCGLQRIHIVMTLDANYLRGTMAAVLSILQHSTCPENMEFHFLWSRFEREVFSSIKSTFPYLNFKFYRFDSNRVRGKISKSIRQALDQPLNYARIYLADIIPSDVKRVIYLDSDLVVVDDIAKLWEVDLEEKVLAAPEYCHANFTNYFSNLFWLDPVLAKTFHGRRPCYFNTGVMVVDVEKWRQGGITQKVEEWMTVQKQKRIYHLGSLPPFLLVLAGNIKGVDHRWNQHGLGGDNMEGKCRSLHPGPISLLHWSGKGKPWLRLDSRKPCIVDHLWAPYDLYRSSMHALEE, from the coding sequence ATGGCCTCCTGTGCCCCGTCCCTCCTCCTTGGCCTCCTGTCTTTCCTCATTGTGGCGAACatagcatcatcatcatcctcttcCGGGGGAATCCGCCTCAGTATTATCCGAAAACCATTCGCTGCTGTCCCTGTCTTCAGGGAGGCTCCAGCTTTTCGAAATGGGGATTCCTGTGGGCTTCAGAGAATCCACATTGTCATGACTCTTGATGCCAATTACCTTAGAGGCACCATGGCTGCCGTTTTATCCATCCTCCAACATTCTACTTGCCCTGAAAACATGGAGTTCCATTTTCTCTGGTCACGTTTCGAGCGTGAGGTCTTCTCCAGCATCAAATCCACCTTCCCTTACCTTAACTTCAAATTTTACCGGTTTGATTCCAACCGTGTTCGCGGCAAGATATCTAAATCCATTCGTCAGGCCCTAGACCAGCCTTTAAACTATGCTAGAATTTACCTTGCTGACATTATCCCATCCGACGTTAAACGTGTGATTTATCTGGACTCTGatcttgttgttgttgatgatattGCAAAATTATGGGAGGTTGATTTAGAGGAAAAGGTTTTGGCTGCTCCAGAATATTGTCATGCAAATTTCACCAACTATTTCTCTAACCTATTTTGGCTTGATCCTGTTTTGGCCAAGACTTTTCATGGAAGAAGGCCTTGTTATTTTAACACAGGAGTCATGGTTGTGGATGTGGAAAAGTGGAGGCAAGGAGGGATTACACAAAAGGTTGAAGAGTGGATGACAGTGCAAAAGCAAAAGAGAATCTATCATTTAGGTTCATTGCCGCCATTTCTATTGGTCTTGGCTGGGAACATAAAAGGAGTTGACCATCGATGGAACCAGCATGGATTAGGGGGTGACAACATGGAAGGAAAGTGTAGGAGTTTGCACCCAGGACCTATTAGTTTGCTTCATTGGAGTGGGAAAGGGAAACCTTGGCTGAGGCTTGACTCAAGGAAACCTTGCATTGTGGATCATCTCTGGGCTCCATACGATCTTTATCGCTCATCGATGCATGCTCTTGAAGAATGA
- the LOC7490887 gene encoding uncharacterized protein LOC7490887 gives MDTHDNQPHPATRSKPSKIYCLSIPILFLAISLSFFIKTSHYFKIQHLKSTLTSNPTYFQELLGFLYSTQNPTKTQQPNHISVPSHCVLWMAPFLSGGGYSSESWSYILALNENMNKKRFKLSIEQHGDLESLEFWEGLPQETKNLAVKLYQTECRVNETIVICHSEPGAWYPPLFQTRPCPPTGYENFNFVIGRTMFETDRVNAEHVKRCNRMDYVWVPTDFHVSTFVQSGVDPSKVVKVVQAVDVEFFDPLKYEPLDLVSIGNLVLGSGKKDLDSKMEFVFLSVFKWEYRKGWDVLLKAYLKEFSRIDGVALYLLTNPYHSDRDFGNKIVEFVEDTGIEEPVKGWALIYVIDTHIAQVDLPRMYKAAHAFVLPSRGEGWGRPLVEAMSMSLPVIATNWSGPTEYLTEENSYPLLVDRMSKVMEGPFEGHLWAEPSIDKLQVLMRHVITNVEEANMRGRRAREDMIRRFSPRIVSGVVTDLIENLLDRMI, from the coding sequence ATGGATACCCATGACAACCAGCCACACCCAGCAACAAGATCAAAACCCTCTAAAATCTACTGTTTATCAATACCGATCCTCTTTTTAGCAATCTCATTAAGTTTCTTCATCAAGACAAGCCACTACTTCAAAATCCAACACCTAAAATCAACACTCACATCAAACCCCACTTATTTTCAAGAACTCCTAGGGTTTCTTTATTCAACCCAAAACCCCACCAAAACCCAACAACCAAATCACATTTCCGTACCCTCTCACTGTGTTTTATGGATGGCACCTTTCCTTTCAGGTGGTGGGTATAGCTCAGAATCTTGGTCATATATTTTAGCACTTAATGAAAACATGAACAAGAAAAGGTTTAAGTTGAGTATTGAGCAACACGGTGATCTAGAATCTTTGGAGTTTTGGGAAGGTTTGCCTCAAGAAACCAAGAACTTGGCTGTTAAGCTTTATCAAACTGAATGCAGAGTAAATGAGACTATTGTGATATGTCATAGTGAGCCTGGTGCCTGGTACCCACCATTGTTTCAAACCAGGCCTTGTCCACCAACTGgttatgaaaattttaattttgttattggtAGAACCATGTTTGAGACTGATAGAGTGAATGCTGAGCATGTTAAGAGATGTAATAGAATGGATTATGTTTGGGTTCCTACTGATTTTCATGTGTCTACATTTGTGCAAAGTGGGGTTGATCCATCTAAGGTTGTTAAAGTGGTTCAGGCTGTTGATGTTGAGTTCTTTGATCCTTTAAAGTATGAGCCTTTAGATCTTGTTTCAATAGGGAATTTGGTTTTGGGTTCAGGAAAGAAGGATCTGGATTCGAAGATGGAGTTTGTGTTCTTGAGTGTGTTTAAGTGGGAGTATAGGAAAGGGTGGGATGTATTGTTGAAAGCATACTTGAAAGAGTTTTCTAGGATTGATGGGGTTGCTTTGTACTTGCTAACAAATCCTTACCATTCTGATAGGGATTTTGGGAACAAGATTGTGGAGTTTGTTGAGGATACTGGCATAGAGGAACCAGTTAAAGGTTGGGCGCTTATTTATGTGATTGATACTCATATAGCTCAGGTTGATTTGCCAAGAATGTATAAGGCTGCCCATGCATTTGTTCTTCCATCAAGAGGAGAAGGGTGGGGGAGGCCTCTGGTGGAGGCCATGTCAATGTCTTTGCCAGTTATTGCAACGAATTGGTCTGGACCAACAGAGTATTTGACAGAGGAGAATAGCTATCCATTACTGGTGGATAGAATGAGTAAAGTTATGGAAGGGCCATTTGAAGGGCATCTTTGGGCTGAACCTTCTATTGATAAGCTACAAGTTTTGATGAGGCATGTAATAACTAATGTTGAGGAAGCAAATATGAGGGGAAGGCGAGCAAGGGAAGACATGATTAGAAGGTTTTCTCCTCGGATTGTTTCTGGTGTTGTCACAGATCTAATTGAAAATCTACTTGATCGGATGATTTGA
- the LOC7490888 gene encoding vacuolar protein sorting-associated protein 60.1, which translates to MKRVFGVKKDKEPPPSIQDSSDRINKRGETVDEKIKKLDAELARYKEQIKNTRPGPAQEAVKSRAMRVLKQKRMYEGQRDMLYNQTFNLDQVAFASEGIKDAQQTVSALKSANKELKGMMKTVKIQDIDNLQDEMMDLMDVSSEIQETLGRSYSVPDDIDEEDLMGELDALEADMAMETESDGVPSYLQPDKEPDFDSELNLPSAPTGHAAPAGRANNQAEDELGLPAVPRASLRG; encoded by the exons ATGAAGAGAGTTTTTGgtgtaaaaaaagataaagaaccACCACCTTCAATTCAAGATTCATCAGATAGG ATTAATAAGAGAGGTGAAACAGTAGATGAGAAGATCAAGAAGCTTGATGCAGAACTTGCTAGGTATAAAGAACAGATCAAGAATACAAGACCTGGACCTGCTCAAGAGGCTGTTAAATCTAGAGCTATGAGGGTTCTTAAGCAGAAGAGAAT GTATGAAGGACAGCGTGACATGCTTTATAATCAGACGTTCAACCTTGATCAAGTTGCATTTGCTTCTGAAGGAATTAAAGATGCTCAACAAACT GTGTCAGCTTTGAAATCCGCCAACAAGGAATTGAAAGGAATGATGAAAACTGTGAAGATTCAAGATATTGAT AACTTGCAAGATGAGATGATGGACTTGATGGATGTTAGCAGTGAAATTCAAGAGACCTTGGGTAGAAGCTACAGCGTGCCAGATGATATTGATGAGGAAGATCTCATGGGTG AACTTGATGCTTTGGAAGCAGACATGGCAATGGAAACTGAATCTGACGGGGTGCCTTCTTATCTGCAACCTGATAAGGAACCTGATTTTGATTCAGAACTGAACTTGCCTTCGGCACCCACAGGACATGCAGCACCAGCTGGTAGAGCCAATAATCAG GCTGAGGATGAACTGGGCTTACCTGCTGTCCCTCGGGCATCTCTTCGTGGTTAG
- the LOC7486895 gene encoding basic leucine zipper 34 yields the protein MSRQSLLPPRCPFRKHVVSHPIHESSPQHHRSPSQGSVLEEKPAWLDDLLSDEDADSKGKCLRRSASDSVTLLDGIVDSFSGLSPYNDEAASGGNETCSGLESASMYGPNSPRRRGNVTFSENAIASALSEYAFQNPLQYVDGSLCISGIKPLDQMGNACGSAGELNGETNPVKRHSGQRSRVRKLQYIAELERTVNVLQTLESELAVKVASMLQKRATLSLENNTLKQQEARIRQEKLIAEAQHKALKKEAERMKNKLGFTNLKFRNYSRSSRPPEAARSKVTWQMAKLNLN from the exons ATGTCAAGGCAATCCCTACTTCCTCCTCGCTGCCCATTTCGGAAGCATGTCGTTTCTCATCCAATTCACGAATCCAGTCCGCAACACCATAGATCTCCCTCCCAAGGTTCAGTTCTGGAGGAGAAGCCAGCATGGCTTGATGATTTGTTAAGTGATGAAGATGCAGATTCAAAAGGAAAGTGTCTTCGCCGGTCGGCCAGTGATTCGGTCACCCTCTTGGATGGTATTGTGGATTCATTTTCAGGTTTGAGTCCATATAATGATGAAGCTGCTTCAGGTGGCAATGAAACTTGTAGTGGACTGGAGTCAGCTTCTATGTATGGTCCTAATTCTCCTAGGAGAAGAGGGAATGTGACCTTCTCGGAAAATGCCATAGCATCAGCACTATCGGAGTATGCATTTCAAAATCCTTTGCAGTATGTAGACGGCAGCCTGTGCATTTCGGGGATTAAACCCTTGGATCAAATGGGGAATGCATGTGGTTCAGCTGGGGAGCTCAATGGCGAGACAAACCCTGTGAAACG GCATTCCGGGCAACGCTCAAGAGTTCGTAAACTCCAGTATATTGCTGAACTTGAAAGAACTGTTAATGTTCTGCAG ACTTTGGAGTCAGAGTTGGCTGTCAAGGTTGCTTCTATGCTTCAGAAACGTGCTACCTTGTCCCTGGAAAACAACACATTAAAGCAACAGGAGGCCAGAATACGGCAGGAAAAATTGATCGCAGAGG CTCAACATAAGGCTTTGAAGAAGGAAGCTGAgagaatgaaaaacaagttaggtttcacaaatttgaagTTCAGAAATTATTCCAGATCAAGTCGCCCTCCGGAGGCAGCTAGATCAAAAGTTACATGGCAGATGGCAAAACTTAATCTTAACTAG